From a single Gemmatimonadota bacterium genomic region:
- a CDS encoding amidohydrolase family protein translates to MTASYRRSARSLSLLITGLLLGTAAISAQTASDEARQGPYTRLAILNAMVIPGHGGPAYGPADIIIEQGTIRQIISYNGITGRPATAGTHGADRVIDATGMTVMPGLIDLHTHIREEGLPLQYIYNLKLAHGVTTMVNGADRGWQAALEQQRLSDENRITAPRMFPIADWGPARSRDPGHAPPASEIAPWHEPDRVDELVQQVVGPGRAHVVRVGSLAWNPELFSAVCRAVDAAGGITTVHLPPSDLAAVNAVRAAELGVTMIEHHYGYAEASLGEGALPAFPDDYNYNDESHRFRQAGVVWQQADDSALLGEVVDRLVASGVALVPTMSTYEVNRDFNRAVGLPWHELYTHRQLIEWYGPDARFHAAHHWDWTSKDEQAWSDTFRKWSDLIRAFNDRGGRLAYGVDDPYLWNTTGLGNVRELELMQQAGLEPLEVIRAATYTAARTLKRPDLGFVQTGYTADLIVVDGNPLENLRTLYAFGALTLDADGTPVRRGGVRWTIKDGVVFDNAVLIDEVLRMVAESKQGWTAPQDGWYAPLQRRRP, encoded by the coding sequence ATGACAGCATCGTACCGCCGTTCCGCTCGCTCGCTTTCCCTGCTCATCACGGGCTTGCTACTGGGAACCGCTGCGATCTCCGCACAGACTGCGTCGGATGAGGCCCGCCAGGGCCCTTATACGCGGCTGGCCATCCTCAATGCCATGGTCATTCCCGGACACGGCGGGCCCGCCTATGGCCCCGCCGACATCATCATCGAGCAGGGGACGATCCGGCAGATCATCTCCTACAACGGCATCACGGGCCGGCCGGCCACTGCGGGTACGCATGGAGCGGACCGGGTCATCGACGCGACCGGCATGACGGTGATGCCGGGCCTGATCGACCTGCACACGCACATCCGTGAGGAAGGCCTGCCGCTTCAGTACATCTACAACCTGAAGCTGGCGCATGGGGTGACCACGATGGTCAACGGCGCCGATCGCGGGTGGCAGGCAGCGCTGGAGCAACAGCGGCTCTCCGACGAGAACCGGATCACCGCTCCGCGCATGTTTCCGATCGCGGACTGGGGGCCCGCACGCAGCCGCGATCCGGGTCATGCTCCTCCCGCCTCCGAGATCGCACCGTGGCACGAGCCCGACCGGGTGGACGAGCTGGTGCAGCAGGTCGTGGGTCCCGGGCGCGCGCACGTGGTGCGGGTAGGCAGCCTGGCTTGGAACCCTGAGTTGTTCTCCGCCGTGTGCCGCGCGGTCGATGCCGCAGGGGGCATCACCACCGTGCACCTGCCTCCCTCCGACCTGGCCGCTGTGAACGCGGTGCGGGCCGCGGAGCTCGGGGTCACCATGATCGAGCATCACTACGGGTACGCGGAGGCCAGCCTCGGCGAGGGCGCCTTGCCCGCCTTCCCCGACGACTACAACTACAACGACGAGTCGCATCGCTTCCGACAGGCCGGAGTCGTCTGGCAGCAGGCGGACGATTCCGCGCTGCTCGGCGAGGTGGTGGACCGATTGGTCGCCAGCGGCGTGGCACTGGTCCCCACCATGAGCACCTACGAGGTCAACCGCGACTTCAACCGGGCCGTGGGCCTCCCCTGGCACGAGCTCTACACCCACCGCCAGCTCATCGAATGGTACGGACCGGATGCACGATTCCACGCCGCGCACCACTGGGACTGGACGTCCAAGGACGAGCAGGCCTGGTCCGACACCTTCCGCAAATGGTCGGACCTGATCCGCGCGTTCAACGACCGCGGGGGGCGTCTCGCATACGGTGTGGACGATCCCTACCTCTGGAACACCACGGGTCTGGGCAACGTCCGGGAGCTCGAGCTGATGCAGCAGGCCGGTCTCGAGCCGCTCGAGGTCATCCGCGCCGCCACCTACACGGCCGCACGCACGCTCAAGCGGCCGGATCTTGGCTTCGTGCAAACCGGCTACACAGCGGACCTGATCGTCGTCGATGGCAATCCGCTGGAGAACCTCCGCACCCTCTATGCCTTCGGAGCCTTGACCCTGGATGCCGATGGAACCCCGGTGCGTCGGGGCGGCGTGCGCTGGACGATCAAGGACGGGGTTGTGT
- a CDS encoding cupin domain-containing protein, whose translation MERTSKRGGVGVAVALGWALVVACPLHGQQTDGYARSSAGTRQLSFPNGTTIKLLLEAANLGSDEIEVGEITFAPGSNPTSGHRHGAMEMFYVVEGVLGHVVNGEEHRLEPGMVGVVKPGDSVAHRVLSEGPVKAVVIWVPGGEADRIAPPERWTRIGGDT comes from the coding sequence ATGGAGCGCACGAGCAAGCGGGGTGGGGTGGGGGTCGCGGTTGCCTTGGGGTGGGCTCTCGTCGTGGCCTGCCCACTGCACGGCCAGCAGACGGACGGCTACGCCCGTTCCAGCGCCGGCACTCGCCAGCTGTCCTTTCCCAACGGCACCACCATCAAGCTGCTGTTGGAGGCGGCGAACCTCGGTAGCGACGAGATCGAGGTGGGCGAGATCACCTTCGCACCGGGCAGCAATCCGACCAGCGGGCATCGCCATGGAGCCATGGAGATGTTCTACGTCGTCGAAGGCGTGTTGGGGCACGTCGTGAACGGTGAGGAACACCGTCTGGAGCCCGGCATGGTGGGCGTGGTCAAGCCCGGTGACAGCGTTGCGCATCGCGTGCTTTCGGAGGGCCCGGTCAAGGCCGTGGTGATCTGGGTGCCGGGTGGGGAAGCGGATCGCATCGCGCCACCGGAGCGTTGGACTCGCATCGGAGGCGACACCTGA
- a CDS encoding sodium-dependent transporter: protein MTEKTEQWGSRLGVILAVSGSAVGLGNFLRFPGQAAANGGGAFLIPYFAALILLGIPICWAEWAMGRYGGMKGFHSAPAIMGVIGKGRAARYAGVLGVLIPLAVSFYYTFIAAWCLGYFWAYLTGSFGIDPTTSITDQTAASTAFYHAFTGTDGNGVMFGAGGPPTVVFWVITFAANIYLIVRGISKGIEKFVSFAMPLMAVCAFIVLIRVLTLGTPDPALPEQSVMNGLGYMWNPDFAALANPQTWLAAAGQIFFSISVGFGIIINYASYIRSKQDVALSGLTAAATNELFEVGFGGLITLTASFVFLGLSGTVAAVATGTFGLGFQTLPVVFAQMGAAGPFIGAIWFFMLFLAAVTSSISMYQPAAAFIQEALGVARQRSVLYTVLICLVSSFLVIYYTEGGVFWNTIDFWVGTFLILVLAMVEIICFSWIFGIDRGWEEIHHGAQIQIPTVFRFIMKWVAPLYLLIVLVAFCIANLPASIAQIAEQPLAQGALLLIAAVLLLLFWFVRIGERRWKEMGMDLDGAEDISLSHASRGGH, encoded by the coding sequence ATGACCGAAAAGACGGAGCAATGGGGATCCCGACTCGGGGTGATCCTGGCCGTGTCGGGATCGGCCGTGGGACTGGGGAACTTCCTCCGGTTCCCCGGTCAGGCGGCAGCCAACGGGGGTGGAGCCTTCCTCATCCCCTATTTCGCGGCCCTCATCCTGCTCGGCATTCCGATCTGCTGGGCCGAGTGGGCCATGGGGCGCTACGGCGGCATGAAGGGCTTCCACTCCGCGCCGGCCATCATGGGCGTGATCGGCAAGGGCCGAGCGGCCCGCTACGCCGGGGTGCTGGGGGTGCTGATCCCCCTGGCCGTGTCGTTCTACTACACGTTCATCGCCGCCTGGTGCTTGGGCTACTTCTGGGCCTACCTCACCGGCTCCTTCGGCATCGATCCCACCACGAGCATCACCGATCAAACCGCCGCCTCGACTGCCTTCTACCACGCCTTCACCGGCACGGACGGAAACGGCGTGATGTTCGGCGCGGGTGGGCCGCCCACCGTGGTCTTCTGGGTGATCACCTTCGCGGCCAACATCTATCTGATCGTGCGGGGCATCTCCAAGGGGATCGAGAAGTTCGTCTCCTTCGCCATGCCGCTCATGGCAGTCTGTGCGTTCATCGTGCTCATCCGCGTGCTGACGCTGGGCACGCCGGACCCGGCCCTGCCGGAACAGAGTGTGATGAACGGGCTGGGGTATATGTGGAACCCCGATTTCGCGGCCCTGGCCAACCCCCAGACCTGGTTGGCCGCAGCCGGTCAGATCTTCTTCAGCATCTCGGTGGGCTTCGGAATCATCATCAACTACGCGTCCTACATCCGCTCCAAGCAGGACGTGGCACTCTCGGGGCTCACGGCCGCGGCCACCAATGAGCTGTTCGAGGTGGGCTTCGGCGGCCTGATCACGTTGACCGCTTCGTTCGTCTTCCTCGGGCTCTCGGGCACCGTCGCTGCCGTCGCCACCGGGACCTTCGGCCTGGGCTTCCAGACGCTGCCGGTGGTCTTTGCCCAGATGGGTGCGGCCGGACCGTTCATCGGGGCCATCTGGTTCTTCATGCTGTTCCTGGCCGCGGTGACCAGCTCCATCTCGATGTACCAGCCAGCCGCCGCTTTCATCCAGGAAGCACTCGGTGTCGCACGGCAGCGCTCGGTGCTCTATACGGTGCTGATCTGCCTGGTGTCGTCGTTCCTGGTCATCTACTACACCGAAGGCGGCGTGTTCTGGAACACCATCGACTTCTGGGTCGGAACGTTCCTGATCCTGGTGTTGGCGATGGTCGAGATCATCTGCTTCTCCTGGATCTTCGGCATCGATCGCGGGTGGGAGGAGATCCATCACGGCGCCCAGATCCAGATTCCGACGGTATTCCGCTTCATCATGAAGTGGGTGGCGCCGCTCTATCTGTTGATCGTCCTGGTGGCATTCTGCATCGCCAACCTTCCCGCTTCCATCGCACAGATCGCAGAGCAGCCGCTGGCACAAGGCGCGCTGTTGCTGATCGCCGCCGTGCTGTTGCTGCTGTTCTGGTTCGTGCGCATCGGTGAGCGACGCTGGAAGGAGATGGGGATGGACCTGGACGGCGCCGAGGACATCTCGCTTTCGCACGCATCCCGAGGAGGCCACTGA
- a CDS encoding ADOP family duplicated permease gives MSDSQPPRVALWLLQQALRGAGNEALIGDVLERYQDDLERGLPVSVVRRRLRRQIIGALWAWWRPAHVRVRWRAARARTAQRDSRRGGLTTRRWRMGGWRQEAMITARGLFRRPRLALGVALTLGVGIGATTTIYSVVDGVLFRPLDYEEPGRLVALGATFPGREWEDESEQLQHLAGMSLANLDDFQERSHTLERLAAIERTSVLIPDQGDGPELVSAAEVGSEFFTILGVRPALGRTFLPEEESSAVQNVVLLSHAAWQQRFGADPGILGRTLDRFGGALTVVGVLPEGFQPPETFFNEAPQFWLPLRRDHPRYAERGRRTLVVIGRLRTGANVPAARAEARAVAAALAQEFPASNVYPDGSHLGIGVNTLLGQTVGRSASILRLFLGAAALLLALSSLNAATLLLARALERMRELDIRMALGSGRAQLMRLLVGEAGLLALLGGALGVASAYAGVAVFVRYAPPSIPRLHEIGVDGRVLAIALLTSVGAGLVAGVLPAARLTARLPFRAGVLHARGRPKGAARLRSLLVGSQMAVAMVLVSSASLLFASLVHLHSTDPGFDAEGLTTLRVPLKRPGAPELEPWQDWDRLLAELAGVPSITAVAGVTDPPFRTPSWAPRVLLPGDAEDTQREGIAGYAVTPGYFATLRTEVLEGRVFTDGDGPDAARVAVVNDAFVQTQLGGRVALGTPIRLVDGDQDVTAHIVGVVANIVQARTDEGALPALYVPHRQSEWTFMEALVRSDAAPEVVRTGLREAARRFNPVLPPNPIQTMDDRMAATRIAPRFHAVIIGGFAVVATLLAALGLYGALAHAVGERRQELGVRVALGASRATVVRLVFRGGLTIAAGGLLCGFVATLPAHRVLRAFLFGVRPADPLVLATTGGVLLLASLVACWLPARNATTVDPAEVLRES, from the coding sequence GTGAGCGACTCCCAGCCGCCCCGCGTCGCGCTGTGGCTCCTGCAGCAGGCCCTGCGCGGAGCGGGGAATGAAGCCCTGATCGGAGACGTGCTCGAGCGATACCAGGACGACCTCGAGCGGGGCCTGCCCGTGAGCGTCGTCCGACGGCGTCTGCGCCGGCAGATCATCGGTGCCCTCTGGGCATGGTGGCGACCCGCCCATGTGCGTGTCCGTTGGCGAGCTGCCCGGGCTCGGACGGCGCAGCGCGATTCCAGGAGGGGTGGGTTGACGACGAGGAGGTGGAGGATGGGGGGCTGGCGACAGGAAGCGATGATCACTGCACGCGGCCTGTTCCGGCGGCCGCGCTTGGCCCTGGGCGTCGCGCTCACGCTGGGTGTGGGGATCGGGGCCACGACCACGATCTACTCGGTAGTGGACGGCGTGCTCTTCCGCCCCCTGGACTACGAAGAGCCGGGGAGGCTGGTGGCGCTGGGAGCCACCTTTCCGGGACGGGAGTGGGAGGACGAGAGCGAACAGCTTCAGCATCTCGCGGGAATGTCGCTGGCCAATCTCGATGACTTCCAGGAACGCTCGCACACGCTGGAGCGGCTGGCCGCGATCGAGCGCACCAGCGTGCTGATCCCGGACCAGGGAGACGGTCCCGAGCTGGTGAGCGCCGCGGAGGTCGGATCGGAGTTCTTCACCATCCTGGGTGTGCGCCCTGCCCTGGGCCGTACGTTCCTCCCCGAAGAGGAGTCCAGCGCGGTCCAGAATGTGGTGCTGCTCTCGCATGCAGCGTGGCAGCAGCGCTTCGGCGCTGACCCCGGCATCCTGGGAAGGACACTCGATCGCTTCGGTGGCGCGCTTACCGTCGTCGGCGTGCTCCCCGAGGGGTTCCAGCCACCCGAGACGTTCTTCAACGAGGCGCCCCAGTTCTGGCTTCCTCTGCGACGGGACCACCCACGCTACGCAGAGCGGGGGCGCCGAACCCTGGTGGTGATCGGGCGGCTCCGCACGGGAGCCAACGTGCCGGCCGCGCGCGCGGAAGCGCGCGCCGTGGCCGCGGCCCTGGCGCAGGAGTTCCCCGCAAGCAACGTGTATCCCGACGGCTCCCACCTGGGCATCGGCGTCAATACGCTGCTCGGACAGACGGTGGGACGTTCTGCGTCTATCCTGCGCCTTTTCCTGGGCGCTGCCGCTCTGCTCCTGGCGCTCTCCTCGCTCAACGCCGCCACGCTGCTGCTCGCTCGCGCGCTCGAGCGTATGCGCGAGCTGGATATCCGGATGGCTCTCGGTTCCGGGCGTGCTCAACTGATGCGCCTCTTGGTCGGTGAGGCAGGGTTGCTCGCTCTGCTGGGAGGAGCACTCGGCGTCGCTTCCGCCTACGCGGGGGTCGCCGTGTTCGTGCGGTACGCGCCGCCCTCCATTCCCCGACTGCATGAGATCGGCGTCGACGGCAGGGTGCTCGCCATCGCGCTGTTGACGTCGGTGGGAGCAGGACTCGTCGCCGGCGTCCTTCCCGCCGCCCGCCTGACCGCACGCCTGCCGTTCCGGGCGGGCGTTCTGCACGCGCGTGGCAGACCCAAAGGCGCCGCTCGGCTGCGCTCCCTGCTGGTCGGCAGTCAGATGGCCGTAGCCATGGTGTTGGTGTCCAGCGCCTCCCTCCTGTTCGCATCGCTGGTGCACCTGCACAGCACCGATCCGGGCTTCGACGCCGAAGGCTTGACCACGCTGAGAGTTCCGTTGAAGCGCCCCGGCGCTCCCGAGCTGGAGCCTTGGCAGGATTGGGACCGCCTGCTCGCTGAGCTGGCGGGTGTCCCGAGCATCACCGCGGTGGCCGGTGTCACCGATCCGCCGTTTCGAACGCCGTCCTGGGCCCCCAGGGTGCTGCTTCCGGGAGATGCTGAGGACACGCAGCGCGAAGGCATCGCCGGGTATGCGGTCACGCCCGGATATTTCGCGACGCTCCGCACCGAGGTATTGGAGGGAAGGGTGTTCACCGACGGCGACGGACCCGACGCTGCGCGAGTGGCGGTCGTCAACGACGCGTTCGTGCAGACCCAGCTCGGAGGTCGGGTCGCGCTCGGGACCCCGATCCGACTCGTGGACGGTGACCAGGACGTCACCGCGCACATCGTCGGCGTCGTCGCGAACATCGTCCAGGCACGCACGGACGAGGGAGCCCTGCCCGCGCTCTACGTTCCACACCGACAATCGGAGTGGACGTTCATGGAGGCGCTTGTGCGCAGCGACGCTGCCCCGGAGGTGGTCCGGACCGGGCTGCGCGAGGCGGCCCGCCGCTTCAATCCGGTGCTCCCCCCGAACCCGATCCAGACGATGGACGACCGCATGGCCGCGACGCGCATCGCGCCCCGCTTCCACGCCGTGATCATCGGCGGCTTCGCGGTCGTCGCCACGCTGCTGGCCGCCCTGGGTCTCTACGGAGCTCTGGCCCATGCGGTCGGGGAGCGGCGCCAGGAGCTAGGGGTTCGTGTCGCGCTGGGAGCGAGTCGCGCCACCGTGGTCCGACTGGTCTTCCGGGGGGGCCTCACCATCGCGGCCGGTGGCCTCCTGTGCGGCTTCGTGGCCACGCTGCCCGCCCACCGAGTGCTGCGTGCCTTCCTGTTCGGTGTGCGTCCCGCCGATCCGCTCGTGCTCGCCACGACCGGAGGCGTGCTTCTGCTGGCCTCCCTGGTCGCTTGCTGGCTCCCGGCCCGCAACGCCACGACGGTGGATCCGGCGGAGGTGCTGAGAGAAAGCTGA
- a CDS encoding PadR family transcriptional regulator, protein MGRSLGELEVLILLAIVDLEEEAYGAAIGRTIEDRTGRAISAGAIYTALERLTTRGFVTAREGAPTPRRGGRRTRLYRIEPEGARELQRSTRTLRDMAQGLLPKLDALAAGESA, encoded by the coding sequence ATGGGACGGTCCCTCGGGGAGCTGGAGGTGTTGATTCTCCTCGCCATCGTGGATCTGGAAGAAGAGGCCTACGGCGCGGCCATCGGGCGCACGATCGAGGACCGCACCGGGCGTGCGATCTCGGCCGGGGCCATCTACACCGCGCTCGAGCGCCTGACCACCCGAGGCTTTGTGACTGCCCGCGAAGGCGCACCCACTCCGCGCCGAGGCGGGCGCCGCACCCGGCTCTACCGCATCGAGCCTGAGGGCGCCCGCGAGCTTCAGCGCAGCACCCGCACGCTGCGTGACATGGCGCAGGGGCTGCTTCCGAAGCTCGACGCCCTCGCGGCGGGCGAATCGGCGTGA
- a CDS encoding OPT/YSL family transporter yields the protein MNDRPPGVEPPRTPRHPTLFEPLTLLVGAALAVLGTVIGLELLTRVGITPNSSIIGAIVAMAIARIPLTALASFRDPARQNLMQTVISGATFGAANALLLPIGVIWLIGRADLVPVMLIGATLGLLIDALMLYRVFDSSVYPATGSWPSGVATAEVLIAGDQGGSRARLLGLGAGAGALGQWFGIPMDVFGVCWIGNVWALALFGAGLLARAYAPLLGLDLNQMYVPHGFMIGAGLVALLQIVRAVGRAREDSDEREGEGPDAPTRLPRSVAGGFLAFAAAASLIALLAGLPAAMPPAQLALFVVFAAVAALASELIVGIAAMHAGWFPAFATALIFLVLGIQLGFPPLPLAFLVGFTASTGPAFADMGYDLKAGWLLRGRGSRPAYERAGRRAQLGAELLGFGVAALFVALTYSRYFSADLFPPVDRVYLATLQAGADPALLRALLLWALPGAALQWLGGPSRQLGVLFATGLLILNAAAGWTVCVALALRVLLLRRFGSAAESPMYVLAGGLIAGSALTSFGRGVAGAR from the coding sequence GTGAACGACCGGCCGCCCGGCGTGGAGCCGCCGCGCACCCCCCGTCATCCAACGCTGTTCGAGCCACTCACGCTTCTGGTCGGGGCGGCCCTGGCCGTGCTGGGAACCGTGATCGGCCTCGAGTTGCTGACCCGGGTGGGGATCACACCCAACAGCTCCATCATCGGTGCCATCGTGGCAATGGCGATCGCACGGATTCCGCTGACGGCCCTGGCGTCGTTTCGCGATCCGGCGCGCCAGAACCTGATGCAGACCGTGATCTCGGGCGCCACCTTCGGGGCGGCCAACGCCCTGCTCCTTCCCATCGGCGTGATCTGGCTGATCGGGCGCGCCGACCTGGTGCCGGTGATGCTGATCGGCGCCACCCTCGGCCTGCTCATCGACGCGCTCATGTTGTACCGCGTATTCGACTCGAGCGTCTATCCCGCCACCGGATCATGGCCCTCGGGCGTAGCCACCGCCGAAGTGTTGATCGCGGGGGACCAGGGAGGAAGCCGCGCCCGGCTGCTGGGGCTGGGTGCCGGCGCTGGTGCGCTCGGTCAGTGGTTCGGCATTCCCATGGATGTCTTCGGCGTGTGCTGGATCGGCAACGTGTGGGCGCTCGCTCTGTTCGGCGCGGGTTTGCTGGCTCGCGCCTACGCACCCCTGTTGGGGCTCGACCTGAACCAGATGTACGTGCCCCACGGGTTCATGATCGGTGCCGGGCTGGTGGCGCTCCTGCAGATCGTGCGGGCCGTGGGGCGCGCACGGGAAGACAGCGATGAGCGAGAGGGGGAAGGGCCTGACGCCCCGACTCGCCTCCCGCGTTCCGTGGCGGGAGGATTCCTCGCGTTCGCCGCGGCGGCGTCCCTGATCGCGCTGCTGGCCGGTCTCCCCGCCGCAATGCCTCCGGCACAACTCGCCCTGTTCGTGGTGTTCGCGGCAGTGGCAGCGCTGGCTTCCGAGCTCATCGTGGGGATCGCCGCCATGCACGCGGGTTGGTTCCCCGCGTTCGCGACCGCCCTGATCTTCCTGGTACTGGGCATCCAGTTGGGCTTCCCCCCGCTGCCACTCGCGTTCCTGGTGGGCTTCACCGCGTCTACCGGCCCTGCCTTCGCCGACATGGGCTACGACCTCAAGGCAGGCTGGCTCCTGCGCGGTCGGGGGAGCCGCCCCGCCTACGAACGGGCGGGGCGACGCGCGCAACTGGGGGCGGAGCTGCTGGGGTTTGGCGTGGCGGCCCTCTTTGTCGCCCTCACCTATTCCCGCTACTTCTCCGCCGATCTGTTTCCTCCGGTGGACCGGGTCTATTTGGCCACCCTCCAGGCTGGGGCCGACCCCGCCCTGCTCCGCGCGCTGCTGCTGTGGGCGCTGCCTGGCGCGGCCCTGCAGTGGCTGGGTGGCCCCTCCCGCCAGCTCGGCGTGCTGTTCGCCACCGGCCTGCTGATCCTGAATGCGGCGGCAGGCTGGACGGTGTGCGTCGCGCTCGCTTTGCGAGTCCTGCTGCTACGACGCTTCGGCTCGGCTGCCGAATCCCCCATGTACGTGCTGGCCGGTGGGCTGATCGCGGGCTCCGCGCTGACCAGCTTCGGTCGGGGCGTCGCCGGAGCCCGATGA
- a CDS encoding AroM family protein: MPYRAGKTLPPPQRMHADPHMSSSARPARVGFVTIGQSPRDDIVPEIRDWVGLPFTAVERGALDGLSPDAIRALEPTGDEPRLVSRLRDGSEATLAAARVHARVSALLTELDGQALDAIVLLCTGHFPPAALQTPFVPAQAVVDHGVTALAAAVRTLGVLVPHEAQAREAERRGWPLGEMRVVASHSTPYRDSRFAEAARELADADLIVMHCMGYDEAMLARVRAATRAPVLLARRLVAGALRQLL; this comes from the coding sequence GTGCCGTACCGTGCGGGCAAGACACTTCCCCCACCCCAGCGCATGCACGCCGACCCACACATGTCATCCTCGGCTCGCCCGGCCCGGGTGGGCTTCGTTACCATCGGCCAGTCTCCCCGGGACGACATCGTGCCCGAGATCCGGGATTGGGTCGGCCTCCCCTTCACCGCGGTCGAGCGGGGGGCGCTGGACGGGCTTTCGCCCGATGCCATCCGCGCCCTCGAGCCAACTGGAGACGAGCCCCGCCTGGTGAGCCGACTGCGAGATGGGTCGGAAGCGACCCTCGCCGCAGCCCGTGTGCACGCGCGCGTGTCCGCGCTGCTCACCGAACTGGACGGGCAGGCCCTGGACGCCATCGTCCTGCTGTGCACGGGCCACTTCCCGCCCGCGGCGCTGCAGACACCGTTCGTCCCAGCCCAGGCGGTGGTGGACCATGGCGTAACCGCGCTGGCGGCCGCTGTGCGCACATTGGGCGTGCTGGTGCCGCACGAAGCGCAGGCCCGGGAGGCCGAGCGCCGCGGCTGGCCGCTCGGGGAGATGCGCGTGGTCGCGTCGCACTCCACGCCCTACCGCGACAGCCGCTTCGCGGAGGCGGCCCGGGAGCTGGCGGACGCCGATCTCATCGTGATGCATTGCATGGGCTACGACGAAGCCATGTTGGCGCGCGTGCGCGCTGCGACGCGCGCTCCGGTCCTGCTGGCACGGCGGCTGGTCGCGGGCGCCCTGCGGCAACTGCTGTGA
- a CDS encoding DUF917 domain-containing protein — protein MPDLGDPPKLDRASGWRADGTREIAPGELELLATGAWILGAGGGGSPYHAFLNAREQAGRGVRVTLLDPRHLDDDDLVAVVSNMGAPLVGQERLSDPAFAVKPLRLMERYLGRSFRAVMSLEIGGGNALQPLLIAGETGLPVVDADCMGRAYPEAQMTTFAIGDLEMFPLTLADIRDNEVIVARAASWKWMERVSRAACTAVGSIAATCKAPRTGREVKEWGVLHTVTQAIRLGRAVHRARVLHGDPVAAAVQTGDGVRILVGKVTDVVRRATEGFLRGAVRIAGLGEDVGSELAIDFQNEWTVARRDGIPVVTVPDIIAVLDTESGEAVGTETIRYGQRVTVIALPAPPLQTTPKGLDHVGPRAFGHDLDFVSPFAGRSDWAQREGP, from the coding sequence ATGCCGGACCTTGGAGACCCACCCAAGTTGGACCGCGCCTCGGGTTGGCGCGCCGACGGCACCCGCGAGATCGCGCCGGGAGAGCTGGAGTTGTTGGCCACCGGCGCGTGGATTCTGGGCGCCGGCGGAGGCGGGAGCCCCTACCACGCCTTCCTCAACGCGCGTGAACAGGCCGGGCGCGGCGTCCGAGTGACATTGCTCGATCCTCGGCACCTCGACGACGACGACCTGGTCGCTGTGGTCTCCAACATGGGGGCGCCGCTGGTGGGGCAAGAGCGGCTCTCCGATCCCGCGTTCGCGGTCAAGCCGCTGCGGCTCATGGAGCGCTATCTGGGACGGTCCTTCCGTGCGGTGATGTCGCTCGAGATCGGCGGCGGGAATGCGCTGCAGCCCCTGTTGATCGCCGGGGAGACCGGGCTGCCGGTGGTCGACGCCGATTGCATGGGGCGGGCCTATCCCGAGGCCCAGATGACAACCTTCGCCATCGGGGACCTGGAGATGTTTCCGCTCACGTTGGCGGACATCCGGGACAACGAGGTGATCGTGGCCCGGGCGGCGTCCTGGAAATGGATGGAGCGTGTGAGCCGGGCCGCGTGCACAGCGGTGGGCTCCATCGCGGCCACCTGCAAAGCGCCACGCACGGGGCGCGAGGTGAAGGAATGGGGCGTCTTGCACACGGTGACCCAGGCCATCCGTCTGGGGCGGGCCGTGCACCGGGCCCGAGTGCTCCATGGCGATCCGGTGGCGGCGGCGGTGCAGACCGGGGACGGCGTTCGCATCCTGGTGGGGAAAGTCACCGATGTGGTTCGCCGCGCCACCGAGGGCTTTCTACGGGGTGCCGTACGGATCGCGGGATTGGGTGAGGATGTGGGTTCCGAGCTGGCCATCGACTTCCAGAACGAGTGGACGGTCGCCCGTCGGGACGGGATTCCCGTGGTCACCGTGCCGGACATCATCGCCGTGCTCGACACGGAGTCGGGCGAAGCGGTGGGAACCGAGACGATCCGCTATGGCCAACGGGTCACGGTCATCGCGCTGCCGGCCCCCCCGCTACAGACCACTCCCAAAGGGCTCGACCACGTGGGCCCCCGGGCCTTCGGTCACGATCTCGATTTCGTCTCCCCCTTCGCCGGTCGCTCGGATTGGGCGCAGCGGGAGGGACCGTGA